Proteins co-encoded in one Corylus avellana chromosome ca9, CavTom2PMs-1.0 genomic window:
- the LOC132192282 gene encoding putative F-box protein At3g20705: MQTNRVRRNRNTFYLPKDVVRDILLRLPVKPLVRFRLVCKSWSALLKSRDFTTTHLSRSASHGCNHLLLVNTQGVNSHTMALISRKALDVAVPIETPEEACGPMGMVGSCNGLVCLYRDWWVYMFWNPATTENRILPTPLIDNPTFRNKEIMRVSVGFGYHCNDYKMVRIVYCSDCADVEVYSTSRGCWRVINSILPCESKQRTCSVILKGVPYWLGSASGKRFVLSFDMGKEVFRQVLVPSDPDPSYKSLGVFNGSLAIIYHPCPADLVSNFIDFWVMKDDESWSKVVRIGPFSGMGFPLRCWEDGVVIWAQGDYGRLLVYDPITKSIKRVPPMYWAPKICTTSVSSYIESLVSVNGRNTKHL, encoded by the coding sequence ATGCAGACCAACAGGGTGCGGCGGAACAGGAACACTTTTTACTTGCCCAAAGATGTGGTCAGAGACATTCTGTTGAGGCTGCCGGTGAAGCCCCTTGTTCGATTCAGGCTGGTATGCAAATCCTGGTCTGCCTTGCTGAAAAGTCGTGATTTTACGACCACCCATCTCAGCCGCTCAGCCAGTCATGGCTGCAATCACCTACTACTTGTTAACACTCAAGGAGTTAATAGCCATACCATGGCCTTGATATCGAGGAAAGCGCTCGATGTGGCGGTCCCGATAGAAACTCCAGAAGAAGCATGCGGGCCTATGGGAATGGTGGGTTCTTGTAATGGTTTAGTCTGTTTATATCGTGATTGGTGGGTTTATATGTTTTGGAATCCTGCTACTACAGAAAACAGGATTCTGCCCACACCTCTCATCGATAATCCCACCTTCCGGAATAAAGAGATAATGAGAGTCTCCGTAGGATTTGGTTATCATTGTAATGATTACAAGATGGTGAGGATTGTGTATTGTAGTGATTGTGCCGACGTTGAGGTGTACTCGACGAGTAGGGGTTGTTGGAGAGTGATCAATTCCATTTTGCCATGTGAGAGCAAGCAGCGTACGTGTTCGGTAATCCTCAAAGGAGTGCCATATTGGCTGGGTTCTGCTTCTGGCAAACGgtttgtcttgtcttttgacATGGGCAAAGAGGTGTTTCGGCAGGTGCTTGTGCCCTCAGATCCTGACCCTTCTTACAAGAGTCTTGGGGTATTCAATGGATCCTTGGCTATAATCTACCATCCTTGCCCTGCAGACTTAGTCAgcaatttcattgatttttggGTGATGAAAGATGACGAAAGTTGGAGCAAAGTAGTGAGGATTGGACCCTTTTCAGGTATGGGGTTCCCGCTCAGGTGTTGGGAAGATGGGGTTGTCATATGGGCGCAGGGCGATTACGGAAGGTTGCTAGTGTATGACCCCATTACCAAATCAATAAAGCGAGTTCCTCCAATGTATTGGGCTCCCAAGATTTGTACTACCAGCGTTTCCAGTTACATCGAGAGCTTAGTTTCTGTCAACGGAAGAAACACCAAACATCTGTAA
- the LOC132162235 gene encoding putative F-box protein At3g10430 → MQTNRVRRNRNTFYLPKDVVRDILLRLPVKPFVRLSQGVKSHTMALTSRKALDVAVQIATPEEECGRIGMVGSCNGLVYLYRGWRVDMLWNPITTENKILPTPLIDDPTFWNKEIMRVSVGFGYHCNHCNDYKVVRIVYCSDCANVEVYSTSKGCWRVIDSIVPCESKQRTCSVILKEVPYWLGSASGKQFVLSFDMGKEVFWQVLVPPDPNRSYKSLGVFNGSLAIIYYPCPEDLVCTFIDFWVMKDDESWSKVVRIGPFLGMGFPLGCWEDGVVIWEQGDYGRLLVYDPITKSVK, encoded by the exons ATGCAGACAAACAGGGTGCGGCGGAACAGGAACACTTTTTACTTGCCCAAAGATGTGGTCAGAGACATTCTGTTGAGGCTGCCAGTGAAGCCCTTTGTTCGATTGAG TCAAGGAGTTAAAAGCCATACCATGGCCTTGACATCGAGAAAAGCGCTCGATGTGGCGGTCCAGATAGCAACTCCAGAAGAAGAATGCGGGCGTATTGGAATGGTGGGTTCTTGTAATGGTTTAGTATATTTATATCGTGGGTGGAGGGTTGATATGTTATGGAATCCTATTACTACAGAAAACAAGATTTTGCCCACACCTCTCATCGATGATCCCACCTTCTGGAATAAAGAGATAATGAGAGTCTCCGTAGGATTTGGCTACCATTGTAATCATTGTAATGATTACAAGGTGGTGAGGATTGTGTATTGTAGTGATTGTGCCAACGTTGAGGTGTACTCGACAAGTAAGGGTTGTTGGAGAGTGATCGATTCCATTGTGCCATGTGAGAGCAAGCAGCGTACGTGTTCAGTAATCCTCAAAGAAGTGCCATATTGGCTGGGTTCTGCTTCTGGCAAACAgtttgtcttgtcttttgacATGGGCAAAGAGGTGTTTTGGCAGGTGCTTGTGCCCCCAGATCCTAACCGTTCTTACAAGAGTCTTGGGGTATTCAATGGATCCCTGGCTATAATCTACTATCCTTGCCCTGAAGACTTAGTCTGCACTTTCATTGATTTTTGGGTGATGAAAGATGACGAAAGTTGGAGCAAAGTAGTGAGGATTGGACCCTTTTTAGGTATGGGGTTCCCGCTCGGGTGTTGGGAAGATGGGGTTGTCATATGGGAGCAGGGCGATTACGGAAGGTTGTTAGTGTATGACCCCATTACCAAATCAGTAAAGTGA